The following nucleotide sequence is from Fusarium graminearum PH-1 chromosome 1, whole genome shotgun sequence.
tccaagaaagagaagggaagaagggaaatTTGTAGACGGAGAAACGAAGGCATAGGGATGATAGAAGAGAGGAACATAGACACCAAAGTCTACGGCCGGATAAGTGTCATTTCCCCTGTTTTTGGCATAGGAGACAGCCAGTAGCTACTGTTATCATACAATATATTTTGTTTCTAATAACATCTGCGTTTCATtccttgccattgactttGCCAACATCATAATTGTCCCGAATGAACTGTTATTACCAACCTGCCGTTTGGACTTTAACTTGGTGTGTGGTCAATATGGTGCTGAACTTCACATGGTGGTTTTCCACGGACATGCACTCTGCACCAACATGGCAGCTCGCCAACAGCCTTATACCGCACTAGCATGGTTTTTCCAACGTCCTTCAAACGGGTAGTTAATACAATAACGTCCTCTAAATAGTAGGTTACTATACTGGAGTGGTTTTTACAACTAGACATGTAAGAGATAAGGGTGTTGACAGCCGCAAGTTCGCACATCCCATTGATCGTCAACATGGTAATGAGCGAACCATTTTAAATAACACCCGATGGAATTCACTGCAAAGTTGCCTCGTCCTTCGCCCGTATCCTCATCCTGTTGCTCCCTCTTACCTGCTCCTTCTGCACCTTTATAAAAAGTCGTTCAGATCCCTCCAACTTCTCATTATAGAGATACGCCACTCAGGATTTCTTTCTGGACCCCATTTCGAGAGCGTGGAGAAGTACGAGAAGTATTGTACCCATTGTGTCAAGTTGCGTCTTTATATGCCAGGGTTGCTGATGACTCTCGTTACAGAGCCATAAGAAAGAAaaccaaggttgagaaacACCAAAATATAATAtcacgaagaagaaaacccAGTTTCTTAAATTTTGAATGTTTTTGAAATTTCATGCAACGGGTGTTTATGCCCCTGTTGTTTGCTAGTTATTATGATATTCATTCCACATCAGCCATCCATTTTCCACCTTCTCCTTTTGCTTGCTTCCAGAAATTAGAAATTCGCTTATCCAAGTCATGCTATACTTATTGTTGGGTGGGCATAGAGACATCAGCCTTCTTAGCGACGGCATCAGCGCTCTGCCACAGAGCCGTAACAGTCTTGAGTTGAGTGTAGAAGTTGATACCAGGCTTTCCGTAGAATGTGTTGGCACCGCCACCGGCAATGGACTTCTTGTTACCGGTGAAAGAGAACATGGGCAAGGGGACAGGGATAGGAACATTGATACCAACCTGACCGGCCTCAATGTTCTTGCGGAAGATCTCAGCAGTGGCGCCAGACCTGGTGAAGATAGCAGTACCGTTACCGTactcgttcttgttgacgaggtcgaTAGCATCTTCAATGGACTCGGCGTTGAGGCAGACAAGAACGGGACCAAATACTTCCTCCTTGTAGCAGGTCATGTCAGGGGTAAcattggtgatgatggtagGTCCAACCCAGTTGCCGTTGGGGTACTTGCTGGGCTTGAAGCCACGGCCGTCGAGAAGAATAGTAGcgccctccttctcagcgGAATCAATGAGCTTCTCAATGCGCTCCTTGCTCTGAGGGGTAATGACAGGGCCGAGATCGGCTCCCTGCTCGAAACCGCCGTTGACATTGAggttcttggcttgctcaGCAACGTCGTGGAGCCACTCCTTGGTCTCACCGACCATGACGAGGGTGCTCAGGGCCATGCAGCGCTGACCGGCAGCACCGAAAGCAGCACCAACGATGGAGTTGATAAACTGGTTCTTGTTGGCATCAGGTGAGACGACAGCATGGTTCTTGGCACCCAGGTTGGCCTGGACACGCTTGCCGTTGGCAGATCCACGGCTGAAGATGTACTCGCCGGCTTTGTTGCCACCGACGAAGCTGATGGCCTTGATAGCAGGCTCATCTAGGATGAAATCGACAGTGCGGTGAGCACCATGGATGATGTTAACAACACCGGCAGGGAAACCGGccttctcgacaagctcagcaaTAATCATGGCAGCGCCAGGGTCACGCTCGGAGGGCTTAAGAATAAGTGTGTTACCAGTGATAGTGGCAATGGGAATGCACCAGAGAGGAATCATGGCAGGGAAGTCTGAGTTATTGGTTAGCTCGAGCCGCGGCCTGTTAAAAGATGAAGTACTCACTGAAGGGGCAGATAGCAGCAGTAACACCCAGGGGCTCGCGGTAGGTTCGGGTCTCCATATCCTTAGCGACCTCGAGGACCTCACCCTTGAGGAGCTCAGGGGCGGCAACGGCAGCTTCGGCGACCTGGAGACCTCGGAGAACGTCACCCTTGGCATCAGCAAAAGTCTTGCCCTGCTCAAGAGTAATGCTGGCAGCGAGGCGGTCCCAGTTCTCACGAATAAGCTGAACGAACCGGAACATGATCTGCTGTCGAGAGATAACACTGGTGttcttccatgacttgaAAGCCTTCTCAGCGCTCTCGACGGCAGCCTTCATCTCGGCATCGGTCATCTGGGGGACGCGAGTGACGAGCTCATTGGTAGCAGGATCGTGCAGGTCAATGTATTTATCGGCCGTAGAGGCAACGAacttgttgtcgatgaagtAGGGGGTatcgacaacctcaacctttGCGTGCGTGGTAGGATAGCTGCTGGCAGTGGAAGCCAATGCAGCCGTCACAGGCTGAAGCTGCTTGGTCGTGGCATGAATGCGCCTGGCAGCGACATGGGATGGGCCGCTGGAGGATGTAAGAATTGAGGCTCGAGAGAGAGCAGGAGTAGAACGGCTTGAGGCTCCCAGGCCGCGAGAGATTGCGCGACGCATGATGGCGGCGGTAAAGGAAGATGTGGTTGGTGGTGTAAGTTGCTAGCGAGGAGAAGGGAAGAGCTATTGTCCTCGACAACTTCTAATGAAGCAAGCAAcaatcaagtcaagatgcaAAAAGGTCATGGGACTCGTAGACTTTTATACTGAGAAATTGGCCTACCTGCACCGGCTATGGTACCGGTGCGGAGGCCATGTCCGTTCCCTTGGTTGGAGCCATGGAggtcaccaccaaagacgtCGTCTCTGGCTCGTCACTGTGCGGGGCGGAAGGAGCTGCTACTCATGATAAGCCAGCAACTGCCCTCCAGAATCGGTTGACATTTCTGGAAAGTGTGGGGTAATTGCCGAACGAGCTCCGTCTCGCCCGCTGGTTACCGTCTGTGCCGATGGATCCCACGGTTCTCATCTTTCGGGgttcttctccaaatccGAGTCTCTCACTGGCCAAAAGAGGACAGCAACTATTCATGAGGCTAAGCAGACATGTTGCTATTCTTCGTCTCCATTCGCCTGCCTAATCCGGAACGGTATCTATCTCGACCTAGCTACTACCCAACTACATATCTACCGCATTGGTTGTCGTCTTATATCAGACACCGGAAAGACCTTCCAGATATTACAAATAAGCATACATGCTAACAGAGCCCGTTCTTATCTTGGTCTCTcaccaaagatggcagaTGTTATAGatactaggtacctatcCAGGCACTGTCTGTGATTGAGACACACGCCGATTTCGGCCAGCAATTGTATTGCTACCAGCTGATAAAAGTTGACTTTACCTAGACTAACTGATGGTGCAATCTATCACAtgaagcaaaaaaaaaaacaccatgCCTGGACCAACTCACTCAAGTCATATCAAATCATGGGCAAGAGTTGAGACAAGTCAGCCTTAAAAAAAAACAGCTATCAATTGGTTGATATCCCTATCGCTGATCTGATGCGCCAAAAGAACAAAATTTCATTTCATAACAATTGTTTATATTTCCTCCACAACTTGCTTCTTACTTCTCGTACTCCTTCATGTACTCTGACCAATTTTGAGTGTATGATTGATTTGATGCAAGCCCAGTTTCCGTCTTCTCCTTACGACTGGCTGCGGGTGGTGCGCTTGTTGACCTCACCCTTAACCTTCTCAGCACCGGTGGCGCTGGCCTCGGcggccttgtccttgacttgcttggccttgttggaAGCCTTCTCAGCAGTCTTCTGGACAGCGGGAGATGACttgccaaggttgaagaggacAGCAATGAGACCGgcggcagcgaggatgatggcggcgAAGCCACCGGCGACCTCGGGAACGAACTTAATAGCCTGGATGGGGTCCTGAGCAgcaatggccttgaagaggtca
It contains:
- a CDS encoding methylmalonate-semialdehyde dehydrogenase, with product MRRAISRGLGASSRSTPALSRASILTSSSGPSHVAARRIHATTKQLQPVTAALASTASSYPTTHAKVEVVDTPYFIDNKFVASTADKYIDLHDPATNELVTRVPQMTDAEMKAAVESAEKAFKSWKNTSVISRQQIMFRFVQLIRENWDRLAASITLEQGKTFADAKGDVLRGLQVAEAAVAAPELLKGEVLEVAKDMETRTYREPLGVTAAICPFNFPAMIPLWCIPIATITGNTLILKPSERDPGAAMIIAELVEKAGFPAGVVNIIHGAHRTVDFILDEPAIKAISFVGGNKAGEYIFSRGSANGKRVQANLGAKNHAVVSPDANKNQFINSIVGAAFGAAGQRCMALSTLVMVGETKEWLHDVAEQAKNLNVNGGFEQGADLGPVITPQSKERIEKLIDSAEKEGATILLDGRGFKPSKYPNGNWVGPTIITNVTPDMTCYKEEVFGPVLVCLNAESIEDAIDLVNKNEYGNGTAIFTRSGATAEIFRKNIEAGQVGINVPIPVPLPMFSFTGNKKSIAGGGANTFYGKPGINFYTQLKTVTALWQSADAVAKKADVSMPTQQ